Proteins found in one Thalassomonas actiniarum genomic segment:
- the acs gene encoding acetate--CoA ligase yields MKELQSRYPVSQRAKANTHVDAGAYEAMYRQSIEQPDVFWAQQAEKFIDWYQPWEQVSSVNFKESQVSWFAGGKLNVSYNCIDRHLANKANDIAVIFEGDEPGDDDKVTYQQLHDHVCRFANLLKQRGVKKGDRVCIYMPMIPEVGYAMLACARIGAVHSVVFGGFSTESIKARVLDADCRVVITADESVRGGKRIPLKANVDEALKDCPDVHSVIVVERTGADVHWNPELDVKYAESVANLPAVCEPEQMDAEDPLFVLYTSGSTGKPKGVLHTCGGYLLYAAMTHKYVFDYQEGEIYWCTADAGWVTGHSYIFYGPLANGATTLVFEGVPTYPDAGRFWQVCEKHKVNIFYTAPTALRALMGLGDELVEQADLSSIRLLGTVGEPINPEAWHWYYEIVGKENCPIVDTWWQTETGGILLTSLPGAVDMKPGATGKPFFGVEPAIFDKEGNELEGEAEGLLMMKGSWPGQMRTVYGDHQRFYDTYLSQYPGNYFTGDGAKRDADGFYWITGRVDDVLNVSGHRLGTAEIESALVLHPAVAEAAVVGYPHDIKGQGIYAYVTLMGSASESDTLQGELTEFVAKELGRFAKPDYIQWAPGLPKTRSGKIMRRILRKIAENEMESLGDTSTLADPSVVDHLVTNRIVK; encoded by the coding sequence ATGAAGGAATTACAATCTCGCTATCCAGTATCCCAACGCGCAAAAGCAAACACCCATGTTGACGCCGGCGCTTATGAAGCCATGTATCGCCAGTCAATCGAGCAGCCCGATGTGTTTTGGGCGCAGCAGGCGGAAAAGTTTATCGACTGGTATCAGCCCTGGGAGCAGGTCAGCAGCGTTAACTTTAAAGAATCACAGGTCAGCTGGTTTGCCGGCGGCAAACTTAATGTCAGCTACAATTGCATCGACCGCCATTTAGCTAATAAAGCAAATGACATCGCTGTCATTTTCGAGGGCGATGAACCCGGCGATGATGATAAGGTGACCTATCAGCAACTTCACGATCATGTCTGTCGCTTTGCTAACCTGTTAAAGCAACGGGGGGTGAAAAAAGGCGATCGGGTTTGTATCTATATGCCGATGATCCCCGAAGTGGGCTACGCCATGCTCGCTTGTGCCCGTATCGGCGCGGTACACTCTGTAGTCTTCGGCGGTTTTTCCACTGAGTCGATTAAAGCCCGGGTACTTGATGCCGATTGCCGGGTGGTGATCACCGCAGACGAAAGTGTCCGCGGAGGCAAGCGTATTCCCCTTAAAGCCAATGTTGATGAGGCGCTCAAAGACTGTCCCGATGTCCACTCTGTGATAGTGGTTGAACGTACCGGGGCCGATGTTCACTGGAACCCTGAGCTTGATGTTAAATACGCTGAATCGGTTGCTAACTTACCCGCGGTATGTGAGCCGGAACAAATGGATGCCGAAGACCCGTTATTTGTACTTTATACTTCTGGTTCAACCGGCAAACCTAAAGGGGTTTTGCATACCTGCGGCGGTTATCTGCTTTATGCGGCCATGACCCACAAATATGTCTTTGATTACCAGGAAGGTGAAATTTACTGGTGTACGGCGGATGCCGGTTGGGTTACCGGCCACTCTTATATTTTTTACGGCCCTTTGGCTAATGGCGCCACTACCCTGGTATTTGAAGGGGTGCCTACCTATCCCGATGCCGGGCGCTTCTGGCAGGTGTGTGAAAAGCACAAAGTGAATATCTTCTATACCGCCCCTACCGCGCTACGAGCATTAATGGGCTTGGGAGATGAGCTGGTGGAGCAGGCAGACTTATCTTCAATCCGCTTACTGGGCACCGTAGGCGAGCCGATTAACCCCGAAGCCTGGCACTGGTATTATGAGATTGTCGGTAAGGAAAATTGCCCCATTGTCGATACCTGGTGGCAAACGGAAACCGGCGGGATTTTGCTGACTTCATTGCCTGGTGCTGTGGATATGAAACCCGGGGCGACAGGCAAACCGTTTTTTGGTGTTGAGCCGGCGATATTTGACAAAGAAGGCAATGAACTTGAGGGTGAAGCTGAAGGTTTGCTGATGATGAAGGGCAGTTGGCCGGGGCAAATGCGCACGGTTTACGGTGATCACCAGAGGTTTTACGATACCTATTTAAGCCAGTATCCGGGCAATTACTTTACCGGCGACGGCGCCAAACGCGATGCCGACGGTTTTTATTGGATCACCGGACGGGTGGATGATGTCCTCAATGTTTCCGGACACAGGCTGGGTACCGCGGAAATCGAAAGTGCTCTTGTATTGCACCCGGCAGTAGCCGAAGCCGCGGTGGTGGGCTACCCCCATGATATCAAGGGGCAGGGCATTTATGCGTATGTGACCTTGATGGGCTCGGCCAGCGAGTCTGATACCTTGCAGGGGGAGTTAACGGAATTTGTTGCCAAGGAACTCGGCCGTTTTGCCAAACCGGATTATATTCAATGGGCGCCGGGCTTGCCCAAAACCCGCTCGGGGAAAATTATGCGCCGTATTTTGCGTAAAATAGCCGAAAATGAAATGGAAAGCCTTGGGGATACCTCGACCCTGGCAGATCCGAGCGTGGTGGATCACTTGGTCACTAACCGTATAGTTAAGTGA
- a CDS encoding ABC transporter permease: MQSSLDIHWWQLAIFMLVLLVPLAVNFRFSLGLTREITLAVVRMSLQLVLVGLYLQFLFELNNPLLNLMWLMVMLLVGTSAIISSTALEAKYLYLPVLCGLLLGLVPLLLLLLLALLQPVPVYNAQYLIPLAGMLLGNSLSGNIVALQRLFTAFKDKNDEYEGALALGATPPQASLPFVQSAMQQAFAPILASMATTGLVTLPGMMTGQILGGVDPITAIKYQLVILVAIFVMLSISVTTSLYLGIRTSITPTGLVKAKFKTPKVKRQKA, translated from the coding sequence ATGCAATCAAGTCTTGACATCCACTGGTGGCAACTGGCCATTTTTATGCTAGTGCTGCTGGTCCCTTTAGCGGTTAACTTCAGGTTTTCCCTGGGACTAACCCGGGAAATAACCCTGGCGGTCGTGCGCATGAGCTTACAGCTGGTGCTGGTGGGCCTATACCTGCAGTTTTTATTTGAACTTAATAATCCGCTGCTAAACCTGATGTGGCTGATGGTCATGTTGCTGGTTGGCACCAGCGCCATCATCTCCAGTACCGCCCTGGAGGCTAAATACCTCTACCTGCCGGTACTTTGCGGCTTATTGCTGGGGTTAGTGCCGCTGTTGCTCTTGCTGTTGCTGGCCTTACTGCAACCTGTACCTGTCTATAACGCCCAATACCTGATCCCGCTGGCGGGCATGTTGCTGGGTAACAGTCTCAGCGGCAATATTGTTGCCCTGCAAAGGTTGTTTACCGCCTTTAAGGATAAAAACGATGAATATGAAGGGGCGCTGGCATTAGGAGCTACTCCGCCCCAGGCAAGCCTGCCTTTTGTCCAGTCGGCGATGCAGCAAGCCTTTGCCCCGATCTTGGCCTCTATGGCCACCACAGGTCTGGTCACCTTACCCGGCATGATGACCGGGCAAATATTAGGTGGAGTGGATCCTATTACTGCGATTAAATACCAGCTGGTGATCTTAGTCGCAATTTTTGTGATGCTGAGTATCTCGGTAACCACCAGCCTTTATCTTGGGATCCGCACTTCTATCACGCCGACCGGCCTGGTAAAGGCTAAGTTTAAAACACCGAAAGTAAAAAGGCAGAAAGCTTGA